The Chryseobacterium suipulveris genome window below encodes:
- a CDS encoding gliding motility lipoprotein GldH: MHKILGMFFVISLLFSCSNASETVYMKTINNSWNKKEEQKFDFKITDSQHPKNIIFVVRNNSDYPYSNIRLIVNLSDLQTKKKTVDTLNYIMAKPNGEWLGKGFGDTKESLFQYKLNYKFPKNGDYSIGLIQAMRTDDLKGIEDIGVKLETAKP; encoded by the coding sequence ATGCATAAGATTCTGGGAATGTTTTTCGTTATCAGCTTACTTTTCAGTTGCAGCAATGCTTCGGAAACAGTGTATATGAAAACCATTAACAACAGCTGGAACAAAAAAGAGGAACAAAAATTCGATTTTAAGATCACGGACTCCCAACATCCAAAAAACATTATATTTGTTGTAAGAAACAATAGCGATTATCCCTACAGCAACATCCGATTGATCGTGAATCTTTCGGATCTTCAAACAAAGAAAAAGACCGTTGACACGCTGAATTACATTATGGCAAAACCCAACGGGGAATGGCTGGGAAAAGGATTCGGAGACACGAAGGAGAGTTTGTTTCAGTATAAACTTAATTACAAATTCCCGAAAAACGGCGACTACTCCATCGGATTGATCCAGGCGATGCGTACCGACGATTTGAAAGGGATTGAAGATATTGGTGTAAAATTAGAAACGGCAAAACCGTAA
- a CDS encoding DUF6080 domain-containing protein gives MLFLVFITVYGILGTYIALNYRIIFDDRIPWDAYFSFDNRAIVMTGGGFERHPLANYFFDWIRELALLISSGKKDETFRLVLAWCSNLAVSLSLIQIYKYLKNIVQLPKTVSLLILTFFALFTTTILLSFSPETYTYTLLFLVLFNYYAALKLKKEEKISGAALTLATVSVAGLTVTNGVKVFIPLLFETGLFKSWKKFGSAVLRTIIAVGVFVLLFLYRLNFNFMRFLSKSGEQYDKFSKPKVTPLWDMVYSWFFGGNMLFPSYVIRDYHNKKGFQYKALFMDVYSSAFPYIFVGAVLVLVFWSYFKNFKNKLVQILMISFLVDIAIHCILKFGLHTSYIYGGHFIFVVPLMMGWLFYGYRNSPKMLSFLMVSVSVLLFYLGMNNIMRLEEFFVFLEKYYR, from the coding sequence ATGCTGTTCCTCGTATTCATCACTGTTTACGGGATTTTGGGAACCTATATCGCGCTGAATTACAGAATTATCTTTGACGATCGAATTCCATGGGATGCGTATTTTAGTTTCGATAACCGCGCGATCGTGATGACAGGTGGTGGTTTTGAGCGGCATCCGCTTGCAAACTATTTTTTCGACTGGATCCGTGAGTTGGCTTTGCTGATTTCAAGTGGTAAAAAAGATGAAACATTCCGCTTGGTTTTGGCGTGGTGCAGTAATTTGGCGGTAAGTTTGAGTTTAATTCAGATTTATAAATACCTGAAAAATATCGTCCAGCTTCCGAAAACGGTTTCGTTGCTGATCCTCACTTTTTTTGCTTTATTCACCACGACAATTCTTCTTTCATTTAGCCCGGAAACCTATACCTACACTTTGCTGTTTCTGGTTTTGTTTAATTATTACGCCGCCCTTAAACTCAAGAAAGAAGAGAAAATTTCGGGTGCAGCTTTGACTTTGGCGACGGTCTCCGTTGCAGGTTTGACCGTCACGAACGGCGTAAAGGTTTTCATTCCACTTCTTTTTGAGACCGGTCTCTTCAAGAGCTGGAAGAAGTTTGGGAGCGCGGTATTGCGGACAATTATTGCGGTTGGCGTTTTTGTTCTGCTGTTTCTTTACCGTCTGAATTTCAATTTTATGCGGTTCCTGTCAAAATCAGGGGAACAGTATGATAAGTTTTCGAAGCCGAAAGTGACGCCGCTTTGGGATATGGTTTACTCTTGGTTCTTCGGTGGGAATATGCTATTTCCGTCTTATGTAATCCGTGACTATCACAATAAAAAAGGGTTCCAGTACAAAGCACTTTTCATGGATGTGTACAGTTCCGCGTTTCCGTACATTTTTGTCGGAGCAGTTCTGGTATTGGTTTTCTGGAGTTATTTCAAAAATTTCAAGAATAAGTTGGTGCAGATTCTGATGATCTCGTTTTTGGTAGATATTGCGATTCACTGCATCCTGAAATTCGGGCTCCACACTTCCTATATTTACGGCGGCCATTTTATTTTCGTCGTTCCATTGATGATGGGTTGGCTTTTTTACGGCTACAGAAATTCCCCGAAAATGCTTTCATTTCTAATGGTGAGCGTTTCGGTTTTGCTGTTCTATTTGGGAATGAACAATATAATGAGATTGGAGGAATTCTTTGTTTTTCTCGAGAAATATTACCGATAA
- a CDS encoding penicillin-binding protein 1A, with the protein MENTKNQENKPKQTFPLPPKKVKNRGWKKWVRFIWLALILAIIGIAGLFFAVSQGFLGTMPDVKELENPDIYVASEIYSSDGVLLGKFEKEKTQPVTYKELPPYLIYALQAKEDERFKEHSGIDLQSVARAVVFGGKRGGGSTITQQLAKLLFTGTASQNKVQRSFQKLKEWVVAVSLEKRYTKEEIITLYFNKFDFVNNANGIEMASRIYFNKKTNQLTLPEAATFVAMLEAPVANNPLRNPDRAKRRRDVVLDQMLKTGYLDQQTYQKAVDTPVTVDFHPIKTIDDGYSAYYKFYLRKEIDNYLKDYEKKTGKTLNLFKDGLKIYVTLDSKMQIYAEEAIKEHLTDLQKRFDAEQRGRKQRPFYYLNDKQINDVMVQAMKRTGRYKQLKNAGVSEDSIMLDFKTPIKTSRFTWNGEEEVEMSPWDSIRYHKQIAQAGLMSMVPGTGEIKAWVGGINWQHFQYDHIKQGKRQVGSTFKPFVYATAIMKLGMTPCSTVSNATYRKGTWTVEGSGGSLTLRDALAHSKNPVAVRLIEMTTPKSVIQTARDLGVTEEIPNEYAVALGSSDITIYEMLGAYSTFANYGNYVKPEMIWRIEDANGRVIKEVKPVTKEVMNELYAYTMIDLMKGVAAFGTASGELGRRGISSAVEIAGKTGTTQNNSDGWFMGIVPNLATGVWVGWEDRATHFWGTGEGQGAKMALPIWAIFMKKVWADKELGISEEDKFVKPSNWTGNCSDLQGLGGYGDEGGLQTIDEIRNPKPVEPTVNSAPKPAPKKEENVNEKINTGDEIDFNK; encoded by the coding sequence ATGGAAAACACTAAAAATCAGGAAAATAAACCGAAGCAGACCTTTCCGCTTCCGCCCAAGAAAGTAAAAAACCGTGGCTGGAAAAAATGGGTGAGATTTATTTGGTTGGCGCTCATCCTTGCAATCATCGGAATTGCGGGATTGTTTTTTGCGGTATCGCAAGGATTTCTTGGAACAATGCCCGATGTAAAGGAGCTTGAAAACCCGGATATTTACGTGGCATCCGAAATTTATTCTTCTGACGGAGTACTTTTAGGAAAATTCGAAAAAGAAAAAACACAGCCGGTTACCTACAAAGAACTTCCTCCCTATCTGATTTACGCGCTTCAGGCAAAAGAAGACGAGCGTTTCAAGGAGCACTCCGGAATTGATTTACAGTCCGTGGCGAGAGCCGTGGTTTTCGGTGGAAAGCGTGGTGGTGGATCAACCATTACTCAACAGCTCGCAAAACTTCTTTTCACCGGCACTGCTTCCCAAAACAAAGTACAGCGCTCCTTCCAAAAACTGAAAGAATGGGTCGTTGCGGTAAGTTTGGAAAAACGATATACCAAAGAAGAGATTATCACGCTTTATTTCAACAAGTTTGACTTTGTAAATAATGCTAACGGAATTGAAATGGCGTCTCGAATCTATTTCAACAAGAAAACCAATCAGCTCACTTTGCCGGAAGCCGCGACTTTCGTGGCAATGCTTGAAGCTCCCGTTGCAAATAACCCTCTGCGGAATCCCGACCGTGCAAAACGCAGAAGAGACGTTGTTTTGGATCAAATGCTGAAAACCGGATACCTTGATCAACAAACCTATCAGAAAGCTGTCGATACTCCGGTAACAGTAGATTTTCACCCTATCAAGACCATTGACGACGGCTATTCCGCCTACTACAAATTTTACCTGAGAAAAGAAATCGACAACTACCTGAAAGATTACGAAAAGAAAACTGGCAAGACTTTGAACCTGTTTAAAGACGGCCTAAAAATCTACGTAACCCTCGATTCAAAAATGCAGATTTACGCAGAAGAGGCGATCAAAGAACACTTAACGGATCTTCAAAAAAGATTTGATGCGGAACAACGCGGACGTAAACAAAGACCATTCTATTATTTGAATGACAAACAGATTAATGACGTGATGGTTCAGGCCATGAAGAGAACCGGAAGATACAAACAGCTGAAAAATGCAGGAGTTTCTGAGGATTCTATTATGCTCGATTTCAAAACTCCGATCAAAACTTCCCGATTCACATGGAACGGTGAGGAAGAAGTTGAAATGTCACCTTGGGATTCCATCCGTTATCACAAACAAATCGCACAAGCCGGTTTGATGTCGATGGTTCCGGGAACTGGTGAAATCAAAGCTTGGGTGGGAGGAATCAACTGGCAGCACTTCCAGTACGACCATATCAAACAAGGGAAAAGACAGGTAGGTTCTACCTTTAAGCCATTTGTTTACGCAACAGCAATCATGAAATTGGGAATGACGCCTTGTTCGACCGTTTCCAATGCGACATACAGAAAGGGAACTTGGACTGTAGAAGGTTCAGGAGGAAGCTTAACATTGCGCGACGCTTTGGCGCACTCGAAAAACCCGGTTGCAGTGAGATTGATCGAAATGACTACTCCGAAAAGCGTAATCCAAACTGCAAGAGATTTGGGAGTAACTGAAGAAATTCCAAATGAATATGCAGTGGCGCTCGGTTCGAGCGACATCACCATTTATGAAATGTTGGGTGCCTATTCCACTTTCGCCAATTACGGAAATTACGTGAAACCCGAAATGATTTGGCGTATTGAGGATGCCAACGGAAGGGTAATTAAGGAAGTAAAACCAGTAACGAAGGAGGTGATGAATGAATTGTATGCCTACACGATGATCGATCTGATGAAAGGCGTTGCAGCATTTGGAACCGCTTCAGGAGAATTAGGAAGAAGAGGGATTTCCAGCGCAGTTGAAATCGCAGGAAAAACTGGTACGACTCAGAACAATTCCGACGGTTGGTTTATGGGAATCGTGCCAAATCTCGCAACCGGAGTTTGGGTTGGCTGGGAAGACAGAGCGACCCACTTCTGGGGAACCGGTGAAGGACAGGGGGCGAAAATGGCATTGCCAATTTGGGCGATTTTTATGAAAAAAGTTTGGGCAGATAAAGAACTTGGAATTTCTGAAGAAGATAAATTCGTGAAACCCTCTAACTGGACAGGAAACTGTTCCGATTTACAGGGACTTGGTGGTTACGGTGACGAAGGCGGTTTGCAAACCATCGACGAAATCAGAAATCCGAAACCAGTCGAACCAACAGTCAATTCAGCACCAAAACCCGCTCCTAAAAAAGAGGAAAATGTGAATGAAAAAATCAATACCGGCGACGAAATTGATTTTAATAAATAA
- the ricT gene encoding PSP1 domain-containing protein codes for MSCGCKTSGDSSHSCGTKSAIGCENVDTCGNSYKLSVFDWLSNINNPSQSKFDFVEVRFKNDRKLFYKNVHNLPLHIGSVVTVESSPGHDIGVVSLTGELVKIQMKKKRASEENPLKVYRIANQKDVEVWQQSRAKEESVKIQARKIAYALHLEMKITDVEFQGDGQKVTFYYTADNRVDFRQLIKEYAAAFRTKIDMKQIGFRQEAAKVGGIGSCGRELCCSTWLTDFRSVNTNAARYQQLSINPQKLAGQCGKLKCCLNYELDSYLDALSDFPSSSTSLDTEKGRAFCIKIDVFKKRMWFAYVDNSLAWHDLDVQEVKRLIALNKKGEKAPPLEDLKVQDIPTKSVDLIQESNIERFDRRNRNQGKNQNRRKNPTQQSGGNERPKQKSQSERPAQKPQGENRKPQQRNQDNQQERRNPNAENQNKPKNAQNQQPKKTKKKFQPKRDDNA; via the coding sequence ATGAGTTGTGGATGCAAAACATCCGGCGATTCTTCCCATTCTTGCGGAACAAAATCCGCAATTGGCTGTGAAAATGTAGATACCTGCGGAAATAGCTATAAATTAAGCGTTTTCGACTGGCTCTCGAACATCAATAATCCTTCTCAATCGAAATTCGATTTTGTGGAAGTAAGGTTCAAGAACGATCGGAAACTTTTTTATAAAAACGTGCACAATTTGCCGCTCCATATTGGGAGTGTAGTAACAGTAGAATCGAGTCCGGGTCACGATATAGGTGTGGTAAGTCTCACCGGAGAGCTGGTTAAAATTCAGATGAAAAAGAAAAGAGCTTCTGAAGAAAACCCTCTCAAAGTTTACCGAATCGCCAACCAAAAAGATGTCGAGGTTTGGCAACAGTCGAGAGCCAAGGAAGAATCCGTAAAAATTCAGGCAAGGAAAATTGCTTACGCACTGCACCTTGAAATGAAAATTACTGATGTAGAATTCCAGGGAGACGGACAGAAGGTAACTTTCTATTACACCGCTGATAATCGCGTGGATTTCAGACAGTTAATTAAAGAATACGCTGCAGCGTTCCGCACCAAAATCGACATGAAGCAGATCGGTTTCCGGCAGGAAGCGGCGAAAGTTGGAGGCATTGGTTCCTGTGGAAGAGAGCTGTGCTGTTCAACCTGGCTCACTGATTTCAGATCCGTAAACACCAATGCTGCACGTTATCAGCAACTAAGCATCAATCCGCAGAAATTGGCGGGACAATGCGGAAAACTGAAATGCTGCCTCAATTACGAACTCGACAGTTATCTGGACGCACTCAGCGACTTCCCATCATCATCAACTTCTTTAGACACTGAAAAAGGAAGGGCTTTCTGCATCAAAATCGACGTATTCAAAAAGAGAATGTGGTTCGCTTATGTGGACAATTCTTTGGCGTGGCATGACCTTGACGTACAGGAAGTTAAGCGACTTATCGCCCTTAACAAAAAAGGCGAAAAAGCTCCGCCGCTGGAAGATCTGAAAGTTCAGGATATCCCAACAAAATCGGTGGACCTTATCCAGGAAAGCAATATCGAAAGATTCGACCGCAGAAACCGAAATCAAGGCAAAAACCAGAATCGTAGAAAAAATCCGACTCAACAGTCGGGAGGAAACGAGCGGCCAAAACAGAAATCCCAAAGCGAGCGTCCTGCACAAAAGCCACAAGGTGAAAACAGAAAGCCACAGCAAAGAAATCAGGACAACCAGCAGGAAAGGAGAAATCCTAATGCAGAAAACCAGAACAAACCGAAAAATGCACAAAATCAGCAGCCGAAAAAAACAAAGAAAAAATTTCAGCCAAAACGTGACGACAATGCATAA
- the lepA gene encoding translation elongation factor 4 — protein MKNIRNFCIIAHIDHGKSTLADRLLEYTNTVTQRELQSQTLDDMDLEKERGITIKSHAIQMDYELNGEKYILNLIDTPGHVDFSYEVSRSIAACEGALLIVDAAQSIQAQTISNLYLALENDLEIIPILNKIDLPSANPEEVTDEIVNLLGCKPEDVLRVSGKTGEGVHHLLEEIVKRIPAPAGDEDEPLQALIFDSVYNPFRGIEAYFKVVNGKIRKGQKVKFMATDKVYEADEVGTLKLKQQPKSEIKTGDVGYIISGIKDAREVKVGDTITAVENPAKSPIEGFEEVKPMVFAGIYPIESEDFEELRVSLEKLRLNDASLVFEPESSAALGFGFRCGFLGMLHMEIVQERLDREFDMNVITTVPNVSYHGYSKKDPETPILINNPSEMMDPTTMDRVEEPFIKASIITKSDFVGPVMTLCIEKRGEIVNQSYLTSDRVELVFNMPLSEVVFDFYDRLKSISKGYASFDYHPIGFRASKLVKMDILINGDMVDALSSLIHDSNAYYIGKRMCEKLRELIPRQQFDIAVQAALGTKVIARETIKALRKDVTAKCYGGDISRKRKLLEKQKEGKKKMKQIGRVEVPQSAFMAVLKLND, from the coding sequence ATGAAAAACATACGAAACTTCTGCATCATCGCACATATCGACCACGGTAAATCAACTCTGGCGGATCGGCTCTTGGAATACACCAATACCGTGACACAGAGAGAGTTGCAGTCTCAAACTCTGGACGATATGGATCTGGAAAAGGAACGCGGAATCACCATAAAATCCCACGCCATTCAGATGGATTACGAACTGAACGGCGAAAAATATATCCTGAACCTGATCGACACACCGGGACACGTGGACTTTTCCTACGAAGTTTCCCGCTCCATCGCCGCTTGCGAAGGCGCACTCCTGATTGTGGACGCCGCGCAAAGCATTCAGGCACAAACGATCAGCAACCTTTACCTTGCTTTAGAAAACGATTTGGAAATTATTCCAATCCTAAATAAAATCGACCTACCTTCTGCAAATCCGGAAGAAGTAACCGACGAGATCGTCAATCTGCTCGGTTGCAAACCAGAGGACGTTCTACGCGTTTCAGGAAAAACCGGTGAAGGAGTTCACCACCTTTTGGAAGAAATCGTGAAGAGAATCCCGGCTCCTGCAGGTGATGAAGATGAGCCGCTTCAGGCATTGATTTTCGACTCGGTGTATAACCCGTTCCGTGGAATTGAAGCATATTTCAAAGTGGTAAACGGAAAAATCAGGAAAGGCCAGAAAGTAAAGTTTATGGCGACCGACAAAGTTTATGAAGCCGATGAAGTAGGGACTTTAAAACTTAAACAACAACCGAAATCCGAGATCAAAACTGGCGATGTTGGCTACATAATTTCAGGAATTAAAGACGCAAGAGAAGTAAAAGTGGGCGACACAATTACCGCTGTTGAAAATCCGGCAAAATCACCGATTGAAGGATTTGAAGAAGTGAAGCCGATGGTTTTTGCGGGAATCTATCCGATTGAATCTGAGGATTTTGAGGAACTACGGGTTTCCCTGGAGAAACTTCGTCTGAATGACGCGTCATTGGTTTTCGAACCGGAAAGTTCTGCCGCATTGGGATTTGGTTTCCGTTGCGGATTCCTCGGAATGCTCCACATGGAGATTGTGCAGGAACGTCTCGACCGCGAATTCGACATGAACGTGATTACCACTGTTCCCAACGTTTCTTACCATGGATATTCCAAAAAAGATCCCGAAACGCCGATTCTCATTAACAATCCTTCCGAAATGATGGATCCCACGACGATGGATCGGGTAGAGGAACCTTTCATCAAAGCGTCGATCATCACCAAATCTGATTTTGTGGGACCTGTGATGACTTTGTGTATCGAGAAACGTGGCGAAATTGTAAACCAAAGTTATCTGACTTCAGATCGGGTGGAACTGGTTTTCAATATGCCTTTATCCGAAGTTGTTTTTGATTTTTACGACCGTTTGAAATCAATTTCTAAAGGTTATGCCTCTTTCGATTATCACCCAATCGGATTCCGTGCCTCAAAACTGGTGAAGATGGACATCCTCATTAACGGTGATATGGTCGATGCGCTTTCGTCATTAATCCACGATAGCAACGCTTACTACATTGGTAAAAGGATGTGTGAAAAACTTCGCGAGCTGATTCCGAGACAGCAGTTCGACATTGCGGTTCAGGCAGCTTTAGGAACGAAGGTTATTGCAAGGGAAACCATTAAAGCGCTAAGAAAAGACGTTACCGCAAAATGTTACGGAGGTGATATTTCCCGTAAACGAAAACTCCTCGAAAAGCAGAAAGAAGGTAAGAAAAAAATGAAACAAATCGGTAGAGTAGAGGTTCCACAATCTGCATTTATGGCGGTGCTGAAGTTGAATGATTAG
- a CDS encoding OmpP1/FadL family transporter encodes MKKIIVSMALLAGAMVYAGGFRVSLQGVKQLAMAHTSAHAEDASVAFFNPAGISFIPEKFSFAAGGFGAKSEVEYQNLNTLYSAKTNSPLGTPIYAAVTYRPVEPLTLGFSFATPFGSTIEWGNDWAGKEMVQKMELKGFYFQPMFSVKVASWASIGASFIYAKGLVDWDKAITQLDGNLNLHDDKAHGNGWGLGVYLRPIDKLDLSIAYRSKVDMEATKGKATFKVSPALFSGIGLPANSGGVDGFKATLPLVDEYTVGATYKVTPKWSVSADFNYSGWSKYDKLTLDFDHALVGNQQDRTIMVTPKNFKDTKTYRIGTQYMVLPNLAARLGYYYDESPYADADFIPETPSFNSSVVTAGLGYKMGRFGVDVAGGMAFPKPRNVENAYYNFYGQAKAKALYFGLGLSYNAF; translated from the coding sequence ATGAAAAAAATTATTGTATCTATGGCGCTCTTAGCTGGTGCGATGGTTTATGCGGGAGGATTCCGTGTTTCATTGCAGGGGGTTAAGCAGTTGGCGATGGCTCACACAAGCGCGCATGCCGAAGACGCAAGTGTTGCGTTTTTCAATCCGGCGGGAATTTCCTTCATTCCAGAGAAATTCAGTTTTGCAGCTGGTGGATTTGGTGCGAAATCAGAGGTTGAATACCAAAACCTGAACACTCTTTATTCTGCAAAAACGAACAGCCCGCTGGGAACACCGATTTATGCGGCGGTAACTTACCGACCTGTAGAACCACTTACTTTGGGATTCAGTTTTGCAACGCCGTTCGGTAGTACGATTGAGTGGGGAAATGACTGGGCAGGAAAAGAAATGGTTCAGAAAATGGAACTTAAAGGTTTCTACTTCCAGCCAATGTTCTCGGTAAAAGTTGCAAGTTGGGCATCCATCGGAGCAAGCTTTATTTATGCTAAAGGACTTGTTGACTGGGACAAAGCCATTACTCAACTTGATGGTAACCTGAACCTACACGACGACAAAGCCCACGGTAACGGATGGGGATTAGGAGTTTACCTGCGACCGATCGATAAATTGGATTTGAGTATTGCATACCGTTCCAAAGTAGATATGGAGGCAACAAAAGGAAAAGCGACGTTCAAAGTTTCTCCTGCTCTTTTCTCCGGAATCGGCCTTCCTGCAAACAGCGGCGGAGTTGACGGTTTCAAGGCAACACTTCCTTTGGTTGACGAGTACACCGTTGGTGCAACTTATAAAGTAACACCGAAATGGAGCGTTTCTGCTGACTTCAATTACAGCGGATGGAGCAAGTACGACAAACTTACCCTGGATTTCGACCACGCATTAGTGGGTAATCAACAGGACAGAACCATTATGGTAACTCCAAAAAACTTTAAGGATACTAAAACCTACAGAATCGGAACCCAGTATATGGTTTTACCAAATCTTGCTGCGAGATTGGGTTATTACTATGACGAGTCACCTTATGCAGATGCTGATTTTATTCCAGAAACTCCATCATTTAATTCAAGTGTTGTAACAGCGGGACTTGGATATAAAATGGGAAGATTTGGAGTTGATGTTGCAGGAGGAATGGCGTTCCCTAAACCAAGAAATGTAGAAAATGCGTATTACAATTTCTATGGTCAGGCGAAAGCTAAAGCGCTTTACTTTGGTTTGGGTCTTTCATACAACGCGTTTTAA
- a CDS encoding protein adenylyltransferase SelO, whose amino-acid sequence MNLHKITQQYLTTFPGDFSGNPMQRQTPKVLFATTEIVGFQNPEIIIFNEKLSEEIGLGKIESDEDLKFINAEAIPKNIKTYATAYAGHQFGNWAGQLGDGRAIFAGEIENTDGKKTEIQWKGAGATPYSRHADGRAVLRSSVREYLISEAIYHLGIPTTRALSLSLTGEYVVRDIMYDGNPAYEKGAVMMRTAESFLRFGHFELLAAQNEIDTLRQLTDFTIKNYFPEIDGDSEDKYLLLFKEISRRTADLMVEWYRVGFVHGVMNTDNMSVLGLTIDYGPFSFVDEYDLNFTPNTTDLPGRRYAFGNQGKIAQWNLWQLANALYPLIKDEKKLEEILNEFPDYFWKKHDEMWAKKLGFSEILEGDEIFFSDMQKVLGDLKADHTLFFNRLEELENNADLKTLFGDIFYTDPNDNQWVSFEQIIKKYLTRLEKNTISKAEFRKLMSGTNPKFILRNYLLFECIEELNKGKKDLLNKILLALENPYEELFPEFSQKRPSKYDGQTGCSMLSCSS is encoded by the coding sequence ATGAATCTCCACAAAATCACCCAACAATACCTCACCACTTTTCCAGGAGACTTTTCCGGAAATCCGATGCAGCGGCAAACTCCAAAGGTTTTGTTTGCCACAACCGAGATTGTCGGATTCCAAAATCCGGAAATAATCATCTTTAATGAAAAGCTTTCCGAGGAAATCGGTTTGGGGAAAATCGAGAGTGATGAAGATTTAAAATTCATTAATGCAGAAGCAATTCCGAAAAATATAAAAACTTACGCCACTGCTTATGCGGGACACCAGTTTGGAAATTGGGCAGGACAACTCGGTGACGGACGTGCAATTTTTGCAGGAGAAATTGAAAATACCGATGGAAAGAAAACCGAAATCCAGTGGAAAGGAGCGGGTGCAACTCCCTATTCACGACACGCCGATGGAAGAGCCGTTTTGCGTTCTTCGGTTCGCGAATACCTCATCAGTGAAGCAATCTATCATCTCGGGATTCCCACAACGAGGGCGTTGTCGCTTTCCTTAACCGGAGAATATGTGGTGCGTGACATTATGTATGATGGAAATCCCGCTTACGAAAAAGGTGCAGTAATGATGAGGACGGCAGAAAGTTTCCTTCGTTTCGGGCATTTCGAATTGTTGGCTGCGCAAAATGAAATTGACACTTTGAGACAGCTTACCGATTTTACCATCAAAAACTACTTCCCTGAAATTGATGGAGATTCTGAAGACAAATACCTTCTCTTATTTAAGGAAATTTCCAGGAGAACTGCTGATTTGATGGTGGAATGGTACCGTGTCGGTTTTGTGCACGGCGTGATGAACACCGATAATATGTCGGTTTTGGGATTGACGATCGATTATGGCCCTTTTTCTTTTGTCGATGAATATGACTTGAATTTCACTCCAAACACCACCGATTTGCCTGGAAGAAGATATGCTTTCGGAAACCAGGGAAAAATTGCGCAATGGAATCTTTGGCAATTGGCAAATGCGCTTTACCCTTTAATTAAAGACGAAAAGAAATTGGAAGAAATCCTCAACGAGTTTCCCGATTATTTCTGGAAAAAGCACGACGAAATGTGGGCGAAAAAACTGGGCTTCAGTGAAATTTTGGAGGGCGATGAAATTTTCTTTTCCGATATGCAAAAGGTTCTGGGGGATTTGAAAGCCGACCACACCTTGTTTTTCAACCGGTTGGAAGAATTGGAAAATAATGCTGATTTAAAAACTCTTTTCGGTGATATTTTTTACACAGATCCAAATGATAATCAATGGGTTTCCTTTGAGCAAATCATCAAAAAATACCTTACCCGATTGGAGAAAAACACGATTTCAAAAGCTGAATTCAGAAAATTAATGAGTGGAACCAATCCCAAATTCATCCTGAGAAACTACCTCCTTTTCGAATGTATCGAGGAGTTGAACAAAGGGAAAAAAGATCTTTTAAACAAAATTTTACTTGCCCTCGAAAATCCTTACGAAGAACTGTTTCCCGAATTTTCGCAGAAACGACCTTCGAAATATGATGGTCAAACCGGTTGTTCGATGCTTTCCTGCAGTTCTTAA